Proteins encoded by one window of Fusarium graminearum PH-1 chromosome 1, whole genome shotgun sequence:
- a CDS encoding ankyrin repeat protein nuc-2, with protein sequence MSPLLDPITLPTYPLPQHCCTHPSRAPTPQDHTPQVHSLLTLSSRKFGKQIQKRQLEVPEYAASFVNYKALKKLIKKLSATPTLTSQNDILRSATPVDSQAALQANKATFFFQLERELDKVNAFYMQKEAELKIRLKTLLDKKKVLQSRQGISRRSAKFTTLEEGFQQFATDLNKLQQFVEINGTAFSKILKKWDKTSKSKTKELYLSRAVEVQPFFNATVISELSDQATTSLQELGAWSDGIQVNFQSGHVVTSQHFVGTDEGDADTLLLDTVITGNLESLKDLLLRMRSANEAGDGDSSLMERITRTFLAAISEAPQESLRVLLDTGLVDLHSYDDINERNCLHQAAIYGKQYVLEWGLSVNVVVDRTDVYGRVPLHYASLHGRLEMLKLANQRTIDLTDHDNFTPLIHSIIHCHLNCIELLLARSARIDPVSDADHVPLNLACEHGSVAVVEMLLKHGANILPDAEGLYPQHLVARAGQTSELLLLLKEFGADLDQIDKLYGWTPLVHSASEGNVDCLQALLKVGVDASIVDEKDLPAMYYAAWEGHLACMKLLTPFNTRPRASPFMVQPALGPMDSSTAPLPMSLDPDAIPELELPPPIIPLRRYGHNFLDTKTVVQISFGDVDEQPLVFFQDGKYPAARLTISSKVSDLIPKNIILPFQEDTRIVSFQVDSLETFSLDIDVFPTYGAKVIAKTVALSSIFKGLQGTSVCCLPLFDPRLRAIGQISFTVQVIKPFQGKPLEITDFETYWKATSQFNQPTSAIVTGSSLSGDYVRLFVQYTSDGVPVLWPRWTIPCAGLDIPVCRLTLEQFGSMTIRSNSRADLPSLINKSSESIAEVYHILATAGVTLQEALALLNPGMHVNLQVLYPTSEEEKAFSLGPALDVNVFVDSILNIVFEHARTQRAQSPDVVRSVVFSSYSPRLCTALNWKQPNFPVFLCNDLGREETSGVNDMALSSGRRSASIKEVVRIAQSNNFMGLICYSPLLDMVPALVDAIKSHGLALVTDKSSDSPNASPMTDPFPRPPKGVDGVLKSHGILRFNDSIDM encoded by the exons ATGTCTCCGCTGCTGGACCCTATAAcgctacctacctatcctCTCCCCCAACACTGTTGCACACAC CCCTCGAGGGCGCCCACGCCGCAAGAT CATACACCCCAAGTGCACAGCTTACTCACGCTCTCTTCTAGGAAGTTTGGCAAGCAGATCCAGAAACGTCAGCTCGAGGTGCCCGAATATGCTGCCAGCTTTGTTAACTACAAGGCCTTGAAAAAG CTCATCAAGAAGTTGTCTGCGACCCCTACCCTAACATCACAAAATGATATTCTCCGCTCAGCCACCCCCGTGGACTCCCAGGCCGCTcttcaagccaacaaggcgaccttcttcttccaacTG GAACGAGaactcgacaaggtcaatgCCTTTTACATGCAGAAAGAGGCCGAG CTCAAAATTCGCCTCAAGACACTCCtagacaagaagaaggtgttACAGTCCCGTCAAGGCATCTCTAGGCGGTCTGCCAAATTTACCACCCTCGAGGAAGGCTTCCAACAGTTCGCTACAGACTTGAACAAGCTACAGCAGTTTGTTGAGATCAATGGCACCGCCTTTTCTAAGATCCTGAAGAAGTGGGACAAGACCTCGAAATCCAAGACTAAGGAACTATACCTATCAAGGGCTGTCGAGGTTCAACCTTTCTTCAATGCAACAGTCATAAGCGAACTGTCTGACCAAGCCACTACGAGTTTACAAGAACTCGGCGCTTGGTCAGACGGTATCCAGGTCAATTTCCAGTCTGGGCATGTCGTAACATCACAGCACTTCGTTGGTACTGACGAGGGAGACGCTGATACATTGCTTCTCGACACTGTCATCACAGGAAATCTTGAATCATTGAAGGACCTTCTTCTACGTATGCGCTCTGCCAACGAGGCTGGAGATGGCGATAGCTCGTTGATGGAGAGGATCACACGTACCTTTTTGGCAGCTATATCCGAAGCCCCGCAAGAGTCTCTTCGAGTCCTTCTCGACACAGGTCTCGTTGATCTCCACTCTTACGATGACATCAACGAAAGGAATTGCTTGCACCAAGCCGCCATCTATGGGAAGCAATATGTTTTGGAATGGGGTCTGTCTGTCAATGTCGTTGTGGATAGGACAGATGTCTACGGTCGAGTTCCTCTGCATTACGCTAGCCTCCACGGAAGATTGGAGATGCTAAAG TTAGCAAACCAACGGACGATCGATCTCACAGACCACGACAACTTCACTCCCCTGATCCATTCTATTATCCACTGCCACCTCAACTGTATCgaacttctccttgccaGATCCGCACGCATTGACCCGGTTTCTGACGCTGATCACGTACCACTCAACCTCGCCTGCGAACATGgttctgttgctgttgtcgaAATGCTCTTGAAGCATGGGGCTAATATCTTGCCCGATGCCGAAGGCCTATATCCTCAACACCTTGTAGCAAGAGCTGGTCAAACATCAgagctccttcttcttctcaaagaatTTGGCGCTGATTTGGACCAAATCGACAAGTTGTATGGATGGACACCTTTGGTCCATTCTGCTAGCGAAGGCAACGTCGACTGTCTCCAAGCACTTCTCAAGGTTGGAGTTGACGCCAGTAttgtggatgagaaggatctTCCTGCGATGTACTATGCTGCTTGGGAGGGACATCTTGCGTGTATGAAACTGCTAACCCCTTTCAACACGAGACCTCGAGCAAGCCCCTTTATGGTGCAGCCTGCCTTAGGTCCCATGGACTCAAGTACTGCACCATTACCCATGTCACTTGACCCCGATGCGATCCCCGAACTCGAGCTTCCTCCCCCGATCATACCACTACGAAGATATGGCCACAACTTCCTCGATACTAAGACGGTTGTTCAAATCTCTTTTGGGGATGTGGACGAGCAACCTCTTGTTTTCTTCCAGGATGGCAAATACCCTGCCGCTCGCCTCACCATCTCTTCTAAAGTTTCAGATCTTATacccaagaacatcatcttgCCTTTCCAAGAAGACACACGCATCGTTTCCTTCCAGGTCGACAGCTTGGAAACTTTCAGCCTGGACATCGACGTGTTTCCTACCTATGGCGCAAAGGTTATTGCCAAGACAGTTGCCCTGTCGAGTATTTTCAAGGGATTGCAGGGCACTTCTGTGTGCTGTCTGCCTCTGTTCGACCCCCGTCTTCGTGCCATTGGCCAGATCAGTTTCACGGTGCAGGTTATCAAGCCTTTCCAGGGCAAGCCTTTGGAGATTACCGACTTCGAGACATATTGGAAAGCAACGAGCCAATTCAACCAACCGACGAGCGCTATTGTTACAGGCTCGAGCCTCTCTGGCGATTATGTGCGACTGTTTGTTCAATACACGAGTGATGGCGTCCCCGTACTTTGGCCTCGATGGACTATACCATgtgctggtcttgatattCCTGTTTGTCGATTGACACTGGAACAATTTGGGTCTATGACCATCAGGAGCAACAGCCGGGCAGATTTGCCTAGTTTGATAAACAAATCATCCGAGAGCATTGCTGAGGTATACCACATTCTGGCTACCGCCGGCGTGACgcttcaagaagctcttgcACTTCTCAACCCTGGCATGCACGTCAACCTTCAAGTGCTGTATCCTACAtcggaagaagaaaaggcatTCTCTCTTGGACCTGCTTTGGATGTCAACGTTTTTGTTGATTCAATCCTCAACATTGTGTTTGAACATGCCCGAACACAACGTGCCCAGTCTCCTGACGTTGTGCGGTCGGTCGTCTTCAGCAGCTACAGCCCTCGACTGTGCACAGCGTTGAACTGGAAACAGCCAAACTTCCCTGTCTTCTTGTGCAACGACTTGGGACGAGAGGAAACCTCGGGAGTTAACGACATGGCATTAAGCAGCGGAAGACGCAGCGCTTCAATCAAGGAGGTCGTACGAATTGCACAGAGCAACAACTTTATGGGATTGATATGCTATTCCCCACTATTG GACATGGTGCCGGCCCTTGTGGATGCTATCAAGTCTCATGGACTTGCATTGGTGACAGACAAATCGTCTGACTCACCCAACGCAAGCCCTATGACGGATCCCTTCCCACGGCCGCCCAAGGGTGTTGACGGAGTTTTGAAGAGCCATGGCATTCTGCGTTTCAACGATTCGATAGACATGTAG